In one Lolium rigidum isolate FL_2022 chromosome 3, APGP_CSIRO_Lrig_0.1, whole genome shotgun sequence genomic region, the following are encoded:
- the LOC124694716 gene encoding putative disease resistance protein At1g50180: protein MAESAVRTVIGSVGNLAVHETKFLCGVTVEVAFLKDELMRLQAYLKDADNKWRSGNARVAILVTQIRTAAYEAQNVIEAADYMEKRRRLKKGFMGAISRYACLPSDLANLHKIGVEIQRVRRKLSEIFQSADHLRIDLDNTVVVSGQVEDEFPQDWGLRHQNYEDDVVVVGQILSVVSIVAMGGAGKTTLARKVYTSSRVKQHFNTVAWVTVSQKFNGADLLKEIMKQIIGEKDELIDQMQEYEVGKKINGFLLERRYLVVLDDVWEEDTWDQLNRTIKAFPDTNNGSKVLLTTRKEKVANHIEMPTHVHVLKELDQEKSWELFSSKAIPTYRRSVIGDVSELEQLGRLLARKCDGLPLALAVLGGYLSKNLNLEAWSETLSCWPSTRNTQLMHDILARSYKDMTDHYLRSCFLYLASFPEDFRIDVSVLIALWIAEDFIPQAPKHEQEETARKYVAELAQRSLLQVTRRSMAHGWIEQIGVHDILRYWCVEEARQDGFLDVIDKISGQVGVALTDMMISYRSSYQDYSGQNLQATPNLRALIGFQLPSISLPKLRFLRVLHIQNSRLRDFSGAIAGCIHLRCLRHVYLCDGFSPPSSVQQQKELRTFRLKDSLATSKFCNFDMVRFLGQMTELTTLSLVILPNMLAEMMNVFANMPRLVDVELYKLSAFDKFPESHQFPQNIRSLSLYANAFKQDPMPALENLQCLVVLKLEGYSGRIMSCSARGFPRLQNLELFSFSYTEEWTIEVTTMPKLSHLILEGFHKMRKLPDGLLQIPSLNHLELEDVPLISVGHDSTSKELQKKGCKVLPPIRGAQLVGLLDRTDAAAKKLMVIEPADADASKPAKTAPNSAYAAWLSRDQIALAYLQQTLLFIGSSTPQNSSVPSNRCLPPKARSGNSNLLIALANTKRHQFPTTSAYLTKMQGFADDLAAAGRVLLDKELVSYILAGLGSGYDALVAALGVVTTPLSLGTLYSQIQSFDQRQEMHNGGSHGDFESSANAASRQRRPRSNSQYYGRPRGDRGDRREDRCEDRRDDLRDSRREDRPQLHFGRGGGRAPLGGGRGRGRGRRRTTPWVDVMCQICNKEGHTAKDCWWHFEDDDDDSYGDKEGNDAYYGVDTNWYSDTGATHHITGELNNLTVRDAYKGNDRVNTANGQAIHLGIVKILLGSAARLSASTTWRLSLISRACPALGPAKSAAAAAAVPTRILYARPRAHANPHLPCGHTIGYRILGA, encoded by the exons ATGGCAGAGTCAGCTGTTAGAACCGTGATTGGGAGCGTGGGCAATCTTGCGGTTCATGAGACCAAATTCTTATGCGGGGTTACCGTTGAAGTGGCCTTCTTGAAAGACGAGCTCATGCGGCTACAAGCCTACCTCAAAGACGCCGACAACAAATGGCGGTCAGGAAATGCGAGAGTTGCTATATTGGTCACCCAGATCAGGACTGCAGCGTATGAGGCTCAGAATGTCATCGAAGCTGCAGATTACATGGAGAAGAGAAGGAGACTCAAAAAGGGGTTCATGGGTGCCATTTCAAGGTATGCCTGTTTGCCGAGTGATTTGGCCAACCTTCATAAAATCGGTGTTGAAATTCAACGCGTAAGAAGGAAGCTCAGTGAGATATTTCAAAGTGCAGATCATCTGAGAATTGATTTGGATAATACTGTTGTGGTGAGCGGCCAAGTTGAGGATGAGTTTCCACAAGATTGGGGCCTTAGGCATCAAAACTATGAAGATGATGTTGTTGTGGTTG GACAAATACTTAGTGTTGTCTCCATAGTTGCCATGGGTGGAGCGGGGAAAACAACACTTGCAAGAAAGGTATACACTTCATCTAGAGTTAAACAACACTTCAACACAGTTGCTTGGGTGACCGTATCTCAGAAATTCAACGGTGCTGATTTACTAAAGGAGATTATGAAACAAATTATAGGGGAGAAAGATGAGTTAATTGACCAAATGCAGGAGTATGAGGTGGGAAAGAAAATCAATGGATTTCTGTTGGAACGAAGATATTTGGTAGTTCTCGATGATGTGTgggaggaagacacatgggaccaACTAAATAGAACGATCAAAGCCTTTCCGGATACAAATAATGGTAGTAAGGTATTATTAACGACACGTAAAGAAAAAGTAGCAAACCATATTGAAATGCCAACCCACGTTCATGTTTTGAAGGAGTTAGACCAAGAGAAAAGTTGGGAACTTTTTAGTAGCAAAGCTATACCAACATACAGAAGGTCCGTCATAGGTGATGTGAGTGAGTTGGAACAACTAGGGCGATTGCTTGCAAGAAAGTGTGATGGTTTACCACTTGCACTCGCTGTTTTGGGAGGTTACCTATCAAAGAATCTAAATTTGGAAGCATGGTCGGAGACATTGTCGTGTTGGCCATCAACTAGAAACACACAGCTGATGCACGACATACTAGCTCGCAGTTACAAGGACATGACCGACCATTATTTAAGATCTTGTTTCCTCTATCTTGCTAGTTTTCCTGAGGATTTCAGGATAGATGTATCTGTTCTTATTGCACTATGGATAGCAGAAGACTTTATTCCACAAGCCCCAAAACATGAACAAGAAGAAACTGCACGCAAGTATGTAGCTGAGCTAGCTCAAAGAAGCCTGTTGCAGGTTACTCGCAGAAGCATGGCACACGGATGGATTGAGCAAATAGGGGTACATGATATTTTACGTTATTGGTGTGTAGAAGAGGCAAGACAAGATGGTTTTCTTGATGTCATCGATAAAATTTCAG GCCAAGTTGGTGTAGCATTGACTGATATGATGATATCATATCGTTCTTCTTATCAAGATTACAGTGGTCAGAATTTGCAGGCAACACCAAATCTTCGAGCTCTAATTGGCTTTCAACTTCCATCGATATCCCTCCCTAAACTCAGATTTCTTCGAGTTCTTCACATCCAAAATTCAAGGCTAAGAGATTTCTCTGGTGCAATTGCTGGATGCATTCACCTAAGATGCCTCAG GCATGTTTACCTTTGTGATGGATTTTCTCCACCAAGCAGTGTGCAACAACAAAAAGAGCTCCGGACCTTCCGGTTAAAAGATTCTCTTGCTACAAGTAAATTCTGCAATTTTGACATGGTGAGGTTTTTGGGTCAAATGACAGAACTAACAACCCTGTCATTGGTAATACTTCCAAACATGCTTGCGGAGATGATGAATGTATTTGCAAACATGCCTCGCTTGGTTGATGTTGAACTCTATAAACTGAGTGCGTTTGACAAATTTCCTGAGAGCCATCAGTTTCCACAAAACATACGAAGTTTGAGTCTATATGCTAACGCCTTCAAACAAGACCCGATGCCGGCGTTGGAGAATCTTCAGTGTCTTGTGGTACTAAAGTTGGAAGGGTACAGTGGCCGAATAATGTCATGCTCTGCACGGGGTTTTCCTCGTCTACAAAATTTGGAGCTTTTTAGTTTTTCTTACACCGAGGAGTGGACAATTGAAGTAACGACCATGCCAAAGCTCTCCCACCTGATACTCGAGGGGTTCCATAAGATGAGAAAGCTCCCCGATGGGTTGCTGCAAATTCCGTCCCTTAATCATCTAGAACTAGAAGATGTGCCCTTGATATCTGTTGGACATGATAGCACGTCGAAGGAGCTGCAGAAGAAAGGATGCAAG GTGCTGCCGCCGATCCGTGGAGCTCAACTTGTCGGTCTTCTGGATAGAACTGATGCCGCTGCCAAGAAGCTGATGGTCATCGAACCAGCGGACGCCGATGCCTCCAAGCCGGCCAAGACGGCGCCGAATTCGGCATACGCAGCCTGGCTGTCCAGGGACCAGATCGCCCTGGCATATCTTCAGCAGACGCTCCTGTTCATCGGATCGAGCACTCCGCAGAACTCTAGCGTTCCATCGAACAGATGTTTGCCGCCCAAAGCGAGGTCCGGGAATTCCAACCTGCTGATCGCCCTCGCCAACACCAAACGCCATCAATTCCCCACTACATCGGCTTACCTCACCAAGATGCAAGGTTTTGCCGACGATCTTGCTGCTGCTGGACGTGTTCTCCTCGATAAGGAACTCGTTTCCTACATCCTGGCTGGCCTCGGATCCGGATATGACGCCCTGGTGGCAGCCCTGGGCGTGGTCACCACGCCGCTGTCCCTGGGCACTCTGTACTCACAGATCCAAAGCTTCGATCAACGCCAAGAGATGCATAATGGTGGCTCCCATGGCGACTTTGAATCATCTGCCAATGCCGCCTCTCGCCAGCGCCGTCCCCGCTCCAACAGCCAGTACTATGGCCGCCCGCGTGGTGACCGCGGTGACCGTCGGGAGGACAGATGCGAGGACAGGCGAGATGATCTCCGTGACTCTCGCCGCGAGGATCGCCCGCAGCTGCACTTCGGCCGTGGGGGTGGACGTGCACCTCTAGGAGGGGGCCGTGGCCGTGGACGTGGCCGCCGCCGCACCACACCCTGGGTCGATGTCATGTGTCAGATTTGCAACAAGGAGGGACACACCGCCAAGGATTGCTGGTGGCAttttgaagatgatgatgatgactcctATGGTGACAAAGAAGGCAATGATGCATACTATGGTGTTGACACCAATTGGTACTCCGATACGGGTGCCACACATCACATCACCGGTGAGCTCAACAATTTGACGGTCCGTGATGCATACAAGGGCAATGACAGGGTCAACACGGCCAATGGGCAAG CAATCCACCTCGGGATCGTCAAGATCCTCCTCGGATCAGCCGCCCGCCTCTCCGCATCCACCACCTGGCGGCTCAGCCTCATCTCCCGTGCGTGCCCTGCGCTAGGCCCCGCCaaatcagcagcagcagccgcagcgGTCCCCACCCGGATCCTCTACGCCAGACCGCGCGCCCACGCCAACCCACATCTCCCCTGCGGCCACACCATCGGCTACAGGATCCTCGGCGCCTGA